A genomic stretch from Dissulfuribacter thermophilus includes:
- the radC gene encoding RadC family protein, with protein MNKKDWLKRVEGHRDRLRERFLRHGIASFTDSDIIELLLTFGTPRQDCKERARALLKRFGSLSGVLEASIEELQEVKGVGPKNAMALKFVHEVARRFLRQRILERSYVQCARDVVEYLWHSLSFKDREFFIGLYLDTSNRIIEVLELFSGTLDRTAVYPREVVKTALDKKAKSIILVHNHPSGRIEPSTSDLQTTKKVMLGAMALDIRVLDHIIIGGPGDYFSFEENGIMERLRLEVVTLFHEKR; from the coding sequence ATGAACAAAAAAGATTGGCTAAAGAGGGTAGAAGGGCATAGGGATAGACTAAGAGAAAGGTTTCTTAGGCATGGAATAGCGTCCTTTACAGATTCAGATATCATTGAGCTTCTCCTCACCTTTGGAACTCCAAGACAAGATTGTAAAGAACGGGCGAGGGCACTGTTAAAGCGTTTCGGCTCCCTCTCAGGGGTCCTGGAGGCTTCTATTGAAGAACTCCAGGAGGTAAAGGGAGTAGGTCCCAAGAATGCCATGGCCCTCAAGTTCGTTCATGAGGTTGCTAGACGTTTTTTACGCCAAAGAATACTTGAAAGATCTTACGTACAATGCGCAAGGGATGTAGTTGAGTATCTATGGCATAGCCTGTCTTTCAAAGATCGTGAGTTTTTTATTGGCCTATACTTAGATACAAGCAATAGAATCATCGAGGTCTTAGAACTCTTTTCCGGGACCCTTGATCGAACAGCAGTGTACCCTAGAGAGGTTGTAAAGACTGCCCTTGATAAAAAAGCGAAGAGCATAATACTTGTACACAATCATCCATCTGGTAGAATCGAGCCTTCAACATCAGACCTCCAAACAACAAAAAAGGTAATGCTTGGAGCGATGGCACTAGATATAAGAGTTTTAGATCACATCATAATAGGTGGACCAGGAGACTATTTTAGTTTTGAAGAAAATGGTATCATGGAACGCTTGCGATTGGAGGTCGTGACACTTTTCCATGAAAAGAGATGA
- a CDS encoding MFS transporter, producing the protein MFKKYLSKIVVQKRILAWCLYDWANSAFSTIVITFLFSAYFIQTVAPSIERGTILWSRTMALSGLLVAILAPIIGSISDETGIRKILFICLTVLGAFFTTTLALVSPEAKGAVYICLSLVLLANLFIELSIVLYNSYLPEIITKDAFGRVSGYGWGLGYIGGILGLVLCLYFIDSIGPHLDDKMGPYFKYRVINLLVGAWVLIFSMPLFLLAPQESKMSLNVSSFKRAFHRLMNGFLKLKGNSNMVTFLLAHLFYNDGLITVFTMGGVYAAGTFSMSLRDIMVFGITLNVIAGIGAFFFGHIDDKIGAKNTILISIGGLFLATLGAALAPSKWWLWFFSTFIGLFVGPNQSSSRSLMGRLIPPGNHAEFFGFYTLSGKMTSFIGPFLFGIATGIFHNPRAGVLSTLAFFLIGGMLLFRVKENA; encoded by the coding sequence ATGTTTAAAAAATATCTCTCGAAAATCGTAGTTCAAAAACGGATCTTGGCCTGGTGTCTATATGATTGGGCCAATTCTGCCTTTTCTACTATCGTAATTACCTTTTTATTTTCAGCCTATTTCATACAAACTGTAGCACCCTCCATTGAAAGAGGGACCATCTTGTGGTCTAGAACAATGGCACTTAGTGGGCTGTTGGTGGCAATTTTAGCCCCTATTATAGGTTCCATATCAGATGAAACAGGCATAAGAAAAATACTATTTATATGTCTGACAGTTCTTGGGGCATTCTTTACAACGACTCTTGCCCTAGTGTCTCCTGAAGCTAAAGGAGCTGTATATATATGTCTGTCTTTGGTCTTGCTGGCGAATTTATTTATTGAGCTGTCTATTGTCTTATACAATTCTTATCTTCCAGAGATAATCACCAAGGATGCCTTTGGCAGGGTTTCTGGTTATGGATGGGGACTTGGCTACATTGGGGGAATACTTGGTCTTGTGCTATGTCTTTATTTTATAGATTCAATTGGCCCACATCTCGATGACAAGATGGGACCCTATTTTAAATACAGGGTGATCAATTTACTGGTAGGAGCCTGGGTGCTGATCTTTAGTATGCCTCTTTTTTTATTGGCGCCACAAGAATCAAAGATGAGCCTAAATGTCTCATCCTTTAAAAGGGCTTTCCATCGACTCATGAACGGCTTTTTAAAACTAAAAGGCAATTCCAACATGGTAACCTTTTTATTGGCACACCTCTTTTATAATGATGGCTTGATAACAGTTTTCACAATGGGAGGGGTATATGCAGCAGGGACCTTTTCAATGTCTCTCAGAGATATCATGGTCTTTGGCATAACACTTAATGTTATTGCTGGAATCGGAGCATTTTTTTTCGGACATATAGATGACAAAATCGGAGCCAAAAATACTATTCTCATCTCCATCGGAGGACTATTTTTAGCAACACTTGGGGCGGCGCTTGCTCCATCCAAGTGGTGGCTCTGGTTTTTCAGCACGTTCATTGGACTATTTGTGGGCCCCAACCAGTCGTCAAGCCGTTCCCTTATGGGAAGGCTCATTCCCCCAGGAAATCATGCAGAATTTTTTGGATTTTATACACTCTCAGGAAAAATGACCTCTTTTATAGGTCCATTCCTGTTTGGAATAGCAACTGGAATCTTCCATAATCCAAGGGCTGGAGTCCTGAGTACATTGGCGTTTTTCCTGATTGGAGGGATGCTACTATTCAGGGTTAAGGAAAATGCTTGA
- a CDS encoding YifB family Mg chelatase-like AAA ATPase, which yields MLAQIKSSVLTGITAHPILVEVDVAHGLPGFHIVGLPEGAVKESRERVRSAIKNSGYEFPTKRITVNLAPADIKKEGAGLDLPIAIAILCCTGLLQEERLKGTIFLGELSLDGSLRKTRGVLPIALGAREWGVEEIVVPLENGSEGAIVEGLWVRGAQHLAEIVRHFRGEAEIEPQIVNLDELFTKKGRYPYDFSEVIGQDHAKRALEIAAAGGHNCLLSGPPGSGKTMLAKRVPTILPKMTLDEALETTSIHSVAGILPSDVPLITERPFCSPHHTISDAGLVGGGQNPRPGQVSLAHNGVLFLDELPEFRKNVLEALRQPMEDGVVTISRVQSSVVYPARFTLVAAQNLCPCGRLGDPRGGCLCTQAQILKYQSKASGPLLDRIDLHIEVPQVPFEDLKESGQTETSEKMRERVEAARSIQQRRFRGTNIFSNSRMGPREIEEFCNLNNDDMTFLETAVSKLGLSARAYHKILKVARTIADLDDSNDIKRSHLGEAMQYRSYGDTRFWQ from the coding sequence ATGCTTGCCCAGATCAAATCATCTGTCCTTACAGGTATTACTGCCCACCCTATATTGGTCGAAGTAGATGTAGCACATGGGCTTCCGGGCTTCCACATAGTTGGTCTTCCAGAAGGGGCTGTTAAAGAGAGTCGGGAAAGGGTCAGGAGTGCGATAAAAAATTCTGGCTATGAATTCCCTACAAAGCGTATCACTGTAAATTTGGCACCTGCAGACATAAAAAAAGAGGGTGCAGGTCTGGATCTGCCCATTGCCATTGCAATCCTTTGTTGCACAGGGCTCCTACAGGAAGAACGCCTCAAGGGTACGATATTTCTTGGAGAGCTATCTCTTGATGGTTCCCTTAGGAAGACGCGCGGGGTATTGCCCATTGCCCTTGGGGCAAGAGAATGGGGCGTTGAGGAAATAGTAGTGCCCTTGGAAAATGGAAGCGAAGGTGCGATAGTTGAGGGGCTTTGGGTGAGGGGTGCACAACATCTAGCAGAAATCGTAAGGCATTTTAGAGGTGAAGCAGAGATTGAGCCCCAGATCGTCAATTTAGATGAGCTTTTTACCAAAAAAGGCCGCTATCCTTACGATTTTTCAGAAGTCATTGGCCAGGATCATGCCAAGCGGGCCCTTGAAATAGCTGCCGCAGGAGGCCACAATTGTCTTCTAAGTGGTCCTCCAGGGTCTGGAAAGACCATGCTTGCCAAAAGGGTTCCTACAATTTTACCCAAAATGACCCTTGATGAGGCCCTCGAGACAACGTCAATTCACAGTGTAGCAGGTATCTTGCCCTCAGATGTCCCTCTTATTACAGAACGCCCTTTTTGTTCCCCTCACCATACTATCTCAGATGCAGGCCTTGTGGGCGGGGGGCAGAATCCCAGACCCGGTCAAGTTAGCCTTGCTCACAATGGCGTTTTATTTTTAGATGAATTACCTGAATTCAGGAAAAATGTCCTAGAGGCCTTGAGGCAGCCCATGGAAGATGGGGTGGTCACAATTTCTAGGGTGCAGTCCTCTGTGGTTTATCCAGCGAGATTTACACTGGTTGCTGCACAAAATCTATGCCCCTGTGGAAGGCTAGGAGACCCCAGAGGTGGGTGTCTTTGTACGCAGGCGCAGATCCTCAAGTATCAATCCAAGGCTTCTGGACCGCTTCTAGATAGAATCGATCTCCATATCGAAGTTCCACAGGTCCCATTTGAAGACTTAAAGGAAAGTGGGCAGACTGAGACTTCTGAAAAGATGAGGGAGAGAGTGGAGGCCGCACGTTCAATCCAACAAAGACGCTTTAGAGGTACAAATATTTTTTCTAACTCCAGAATGGGGCCAAGAGAAATCGAAGAATTTTGTAACCTCAATAATGATGATATGACCTTTTTGGAAACAGCTGTCTCTAAGCTTGGCCTCAGCGCAAGGGCCTATCATAAGATATTGAAGGTAGCGCGGACAATTGCAGATCTTGACGATTCCAATGACATAAAAAGATCCCATCTCGGAGAAGCAATGCAATATAGGTCTTATGGGGACACAAGATTCTGGCAATAA
- the rlmD gene encoding 23S rRNA (uracil(1939)-C(5))-methyltransferase RlmD, whose amino-acid sequence MAKRKRSIPKELFEATIEALSHDGRGIARIDGKVHFIFGALPGERVRFRYLKIKSKFSEGITEEVLEPSLQRNVPPCPYFGSCGGCTLQHVKPDFQVKFKEQTLVKQLDQFGNLKSINPLPPITGPVCGYRRSARLGIRLVPKKGGVLVGFRERNSHYIQDMDACVILEPDISDLIPDLKQLIGSLSIPDRIPQIEVYRADNGNFFVIRHLEPLSRDDLDILTDFERNTGVFLYLQPGGPETIHPLLDSGIVPYYELNSPDLRLEFSPGNFIQINRIVNQKLIHCAIEFLELDDRDIIIDCFCGIGNFSLPLAQKAQQVRGIEGEASMVERATHNARLNSISNVIFSSMDLTKDLDSLLKIDPKPNKVLLDPPRSGAKELCEFLALELRPDRIVYVSCNPSTFSRDAGLLWEKGRYQLKKVRICDMFPHTSHAETIGLFVKA is encoded by the coding sequence ATGGCGAAGAGAAAACGATCAATACCAAAGGAATTATTTGAAGCAACTATTGAGGCACTGTCTCACGATGGCAGGGGTATCGCTCGAATCGATGGCAAGGTCCATTTCATCTTCGGAGCACTCCCAGGAGAAAGAGTGCGTTTTAGATACCTAAAAATAAAGTCCAAGTTTTCTGAAGGGATTACAGAAGAGGTACTAGAACCATCTTTACAGAGAAATGTCCCCCCTTGTCCATATTTTGGAAGCTGTGGCGGATGTACACTTCAACACGTCAAACCGGATTTTCAGGTAAAATTTAAGGAACAAACTCTAGTGAAACAGCTCGATCAATTCGGCAATCTAAAATCCATTAATCCTCTTCCTCCAATTACTGGGCCAGTATGTGGATATAGAAGATCTGCGCGGCTTGGCATAAGACTTGTCCCCAAAAAAGGAGGTGTACTGGTAGGCTTTAGAGAACGTAATTCCCATTATATACAGGACATGGATGCCTGCGTCATCCTCGAACCCGACATATCAGACCTAATACCTGACCTAAAACAACTAATTGGATCTTTGTCGATTCCAGATCGCATTCCCCAAATAGAAGTATACAGGGCAGACAACGGGAATTTTTTTGTTATACGTCATCTAGAACCTCTTAGTAGAGACGATTTAGACATCCTGACCGACTTTGAAAGAAACACCGGGGTCTTCCTCTATCTTCAACCAGGAGGCCCTGAAACAATTCATCCACTATTGGACTCAGGGATAGTCCCCTACTATGAACTCAACTCTCCTGATCTAAGATTGGAATTTAGCCCTGGTAATTTTATCCAAATTAACCGGATAGTGAACCAAAAACTCATTCACTGTGCTATTGAATTTTTGGAACTGGATGATAGGGACATTATCATAGATTGCTTTTGTGGAATTGGAAACTTCTCACTTCCTTTAGCCCAAAAAGCCCAACAGGTTCGTGGAATCGAGGGAGAAGCCAGTATGGTAGAAAGGGCTACTCACAATGCCCGGTTAAATAGCATTTCAAATGTAATCTTTTCCAGCATGGATCTCACTAAGGACTTAGACTCTCTATTAAAAATTGATCCAAAACCCAATAAGGTCCTCCTAGACCCACCAAGATCAGGGGCTAAGGAATTGTGTGAATTCTTGGCCCTAGAGCTAAGACCTGATCGAATTGTATATGTGTCCTGCAATCCATCAACTTTTTCCCGAGATGCAGGTCTCCTTTGGGAAAAAGGAAGGTACCAGTTGAAGAAGGTACGGATCTGCGACATGTTCCCCCATACTAGCCATGCAGAGACTATCGGACTATTTGTCAAAGCTTAA
- a CDS encoding response regulator, with protein MPNEAVDIVLIEDNPDDIELTLRAFKKYNLTNKIIVLRDGEDALDYIFSRGKYEGHSKHERPKLILLDLKLPKIDGLEVLRELKGDESTKMVPVVVLTSSKEERDLVESYRLGVNSYIKKPVDFAEFMECIKNLGLYWVILNEIPESWN; from the coding sequence ATGCCTAATGAAGCAGTTGATATCGTCCTTATTGAAGACAACCCTGATGACATTGAACTTACACTTAGGGCCTTTAAAAAATATAATCTCACAAATAAGATAATAGTCCTTCGTGATGGAGAAGATGCTCTTGATTACATATTTTCAAGGGGCAAATATGAAGGACACTCTAAACATGAACGGCCCAAATTGATACTTCTCGACCTGAAACTTCCTAAAATAGATGGCCTTGAAGTATTGAGAGAATTAAAAGGTGATGAGAGCACTAAGATGGTTCCTGTGGTAGTTCTGACCTCCTCAAAAGAGGAGAGGGATCTAGTGGAGAGTTATAGGCTAGGGGTAAATAGCTATATAAAGAAACCAGTGGACTTCGCAGAATTTATGGAATGCATTAAGAATCTAGGGCTTTACTGGGTCATTTTAAATGAAATTCCAGAAAGTTGGAACTAA
- a CDS encoding sensor histidine kinase, giving the protein MTIKQKIVAIAACLYLIGSFSVIGVVFGLYEKGFIESRKDLGHQLIKSLEKDLKFAIVLANKDMLEKLLAPIKRLAFVDFIRVKVDGKDYFLMPKHLVDSEVTVTETIPLQGKRKQSIYFNHDGLVDNVQIELGLNLNELNTIKANFIRLSLINFFIVLILLVFAFNWIISRFLRPLDDLKDAMHRLSADGKYGLLELKGPDELIPITDTFNGLVRAIKERDSALKKKIEELKEKIAEISCLRSMLVTREKLAGLGTVAAGIAHEINNPLAAIRGYVELLLIRGDLSQEQTETFEKVIRYVDRAADIVKQLSVYSRRNKSNAMELHLIAKIIDDAIIMAKHGKILKFVNITGDYIGKEFVIKCNYNDIIQVFLNLIKNAVDAMDGHGNINIDVSKENGQIVVLFSDSGPGIPDEMREKVFDPFFTTKRDSGTGLGLYICYRIMTDHGGIIEPLKCSKGACFKLTFPISDSCIMH; this is encoded by the coding sequence ATGACCATTAAACAGAAAATAGTCGCCATAGCAGCCTGTCTGTATTTGATTGGCAGTTTTTCTGTCATAGGTGTGGTGTTTGGCCTTTATGAAAAAGGCTTTATAGAGTCCAGGAAGGATCTTGGTCATCAACTCATAAAAAGTCTGGAAAAGGATCTTAAATTCGCCATTGTTTTGGCCAATAAGGACATGTTGGAGAAGTTATTGGCACCAATAAAGCGTCTGGCCTTTGTCGATTTCATCAGAGTTAAGGTGGATGGAAAGGACTATTTTTTAATGCCCAAGCATCTGGTTGACTCTGAGGTGACGGTAACAGAGACCATTCCCCTACAGGGCAAGAGAAAACAGAGCATATATTTCAACCATGACGGTCTAGTTGACAATGTTCAGATTGAACTGGGATTAAATCTAAATGAACTCAATACCATTAAAGCTAATTTTATTAGGCTCTCATTGATTAATTTTTTTATCGTTTTGATATTGTTAGTATTTGCCTTTAACTGGATTATCAGCAGGTTTTTGAGGCCACTTGATGATTTGAAGGATGCAATGCATCGGCTGTCTGCCGATGGAAAATATGGTCTCCTCGAGCTAAAAGGGCCAGATGAACTCATTCCGATAACTGACACCTTTAATGGACTTGTCCGGGCCATTAAGGAGCGTGATTCCGCCTTGAAAAAGAAGATAGAGGAATTAAAGGAAAAGATTGCCGAAATATCGTGTCTTAGATCTATGCTGGTTACTCGTGAAAAGCTTGCAGGACTTGGAACAGTTGCGGCAGGCATTGCCCATGAAATCAATAATCCACTTGCAGCCATAAGGGGGTACGTTGAACTTTTGTTGATAAGAGGAGACCTCAGCCAGGAGCAGACTGAGACCTTTGAAAAGGTGATACGCTATGTGGATAGGGCAGCTGATATTGTTAAACAGCTCAGTGTTTATTCAAGACGAAATAAAAGCAATGCAATGGAGTTGCATCTCATTGCTAAGATCATCGATGATGCCATCATAATGGCAAAACACGGCAAGATTTTAAAATTTGTCAATATTACAGGTGATTATATCGGTAAAGAATTTGTAATAAAGTGCAACTATAATGATATCATACAGGTATTTTTGAATCTCATCAAAAATGCCGTAGATGCCATGGATGGCCATGGCAATATTAATATCGATGTCTCTAAGGAGAATGGACAAATTGTAGTCTTGTTTTCAGATAGTGGCCCTGGCATTCCAGATGAGATGCGAGAAAAGGTATTTGATCCTTTCTTTACCACAAAACGAGATTCTGGCACTGGACTTGGTCTTTATATTTGTTATAGAATCATGACTGACCATGGAGGTATTATTGAGCCCTTAAAATGTTCAAAAGGAGCCTGTTTTAAGTTGACATTTCCCATATCTGATTCTTGTATAATGCACTGA
- a CDS encoding MerR family transcriptional regulator encodes MSVNKSDPIYPISVAAKLLGVHPRTLRIYEEEGLIKPARQGNKRYFSEDDIEWIKCLRQLIHDEGISIPGIKKLLELSPCWEIKNCPQNIRDNCSAFVNKATPCWERASTACAKGIDKCENCEIYIGAMKEAKGAINEQETETNKSEVDSVEISQNHEVRVIKKQENKADSQFIKTPLL; translated from the coding sequence ATGAGCGTCAATAAAAGTGACCCCATATATCCTATAAGTGTTGCTGCGAAACTCCTCGGAGTTCACCCCAGGACTCTAAGAATTTATGAGGAAGAAGGGCTCATAAAACCAGCTCGCCAAGGGAACAAAAGATATTTTTCAGAAGATGATATCGAATGGATAAAATGCTTGAGACAGCTAATACACGATGAGGGAATCAGTATCCCCGGAATAAAAAAACTCCTTGAACTATCTCCGTGTTGGGAGATCAAAAACTGTCCTCAAAATATCAGAGACAATTGTTCTGCCTTTGTTAATAAGGCGACTCCATGTTGGGAAAGGGCCAGCACAGCTTGTGCCAAGGGAATCGATAAATGTGAAAATTGTGAGATCTATATCGGTGCAATGAAAGAGGCCAAAGGCGCTATCAACGAACAAGAGACTGAGACAAATAAAAGCGAGGTAGATTCCGTTGAAATTTCACAAAACCATGAAGTGCGCGTGATAAAAAAACAGGAAAATAAAGCTGATAGCCAATTCATTAAAACCCCTTTACTATAA
- the tadA gene encoding tRNA adenosine(34) deaminase TadA: MKRDDKYYMKIALDLAKEAFSSEEVPIGAVLVGEDGEILGMGKNSPIHQNDPTAHAEILALRDGAQRVSNYRLPGTTMYVTIEPCPMCAGALLHARVKRLVFGASDPKSGACGSLYNLVDDKRLNHRLSITRGVLEDEARELIQNFFKMRRTGRGEVPKRP, translated from the coding sequence ATGAAAAGAGATGACAAATACTACATGAAAATTGCCCTTGACCTTGCAAAAGAGGCCTTCTCCTCTGAAGAGGTGCCAATTGGAGCAGTACTCGTAGGAGAAGACGGAGAAATACTGGGAATGGGCAAAAACAGCCCAATCCATCAAAATGATCCGACTGCTCATGCAGAGATCCTTGCTTTAAGAGATGGAGCCCAAAGGGTCTCAAACTATCGCCTTCCAGGGACCACAATGTATGTTACTATAGAACCGTGTCCCATGTGTGCAGGTGCCCTCTTGCACGCCAGGGTGAAAAGATTAGTATTTGGAGCAAGTGACCCCAAGTCTGGTGCTTGCGGGTCTCTTTACAATCTGGTAGATGACAAAAGATTAAATCACCGTCTCTCAATTACCCGGGGTGTCCTGGAAGATGAGGCTAGGGAACTCATCCAAAACTTCTTCAAAATGAGACGGACTGGGCGCGGAGAGGTACCGAAGCGGCCATAA
- a CDS encoding PAS domain S-box protein — translation MKKDLRILLIEDLPSDVELIKRELKKLGSPFELQVVEDEDGLKSSLEEFRPHIVLSDYILPRFSGLDALKIVQEFDPDLPFIIVTGSINELTAVECMKAGAWDYCIKENLSMLVPSIQSAFQKKRLIEENKQTSNALKESKEQFQSLIKYAPIGMVVVKDFRIQYINDYALRISGAKDKKEVLGRNLLEFVHPKFLEIVQKRLKCLVQGKSPGPMEQKFITIDGREREIEVNSVPIKFNGENAFLSIFRDITEEKELLKRYQELVNHSNDAIFLENEWKFEFVNPKFIEMFGYDVSEITANGVDVLTIVASQSRNNVRSKMDLIKKGSDSQRGLCNFIGITKKGEKLYCEASLSILEYKGRKCILGIIRDRTEQHIAEDQIRKLSIAIEQSPLSVVITDRKGTIEYVNPAFTRITGYTPGEVIGKTPRILKSGRTPQETYRDLWATIKSKQVWTGQFINRRKDGTIFHEDVIISPILDADGNITHFLALKEDVTEKIELENRLRQAQKMEAIGTLAGGIAHDFNNILMPIIGYAELCECLVPDGSKLKTYIKEIQAASKRAKDLVQQILTFSRQSTKEHRPLNIVPVAKETLKLLRAAIPTSIEISQEIECQDATILADPVEIHQILMNLCVNSQHAMPDGGVLTVRIKKVSFEEMNKEIDPPLPAGTYVEILVKDTGIGIDKKNLTKIFEPYFTTKAHGRGTGLGLSVVHGIVTSSHGAIKVKSEVGKGTEFFLYFPYICVDHSETETLDPDRVLLTGKHERILFVDDDHTIVEFAKDLLSQLTYNVVGLTDPEKALKAFKEEPNEFDLVITDMTMPKMRGDKLAKAISEMSPNTPIIVCTGFSESIDEKKAKELGIAKLLQKPFSPSSLAKAVRDLLD, via the coding sequence ATGAAAAAAGACTTGCGCATTCTCTTAATAGAAGACCTACCATCTGATGTAGAACTGATAAAACGTGAACTAAAAAAACTGGGCTCTCCTTTTGAACTCCAGGTTGTGGAAGATGAAGATGGGCTAAAAAGTTCATTAGAAGAATTTAGGCCTCATATTGTACTCAGTGACTACATACTCCCAAGGTTTTCAGGGCTAGATGCCCTAAAAATTGTCCAAGAATTTGATCCAGATCTTCCATTCATAATCGTTACTGGCTCCATAAATGAACTCACAGCAGTGGAATGTATGAAGGCAGGGGCATGGGATTACTGTATAAAGGAAAATCTTTCCATGCTTGTGCCTTCTATCCAGTCGGCTTTCCAGAAAAAAAGGCTGATCGAAGAGAATAAACAGACCTCAAATGCCCTAAAAGAGAGTAAAGAGCAATTTCAATCACTGATCAAGTATGCCCCCATAGGAATGGTGGTCGTAAAAGATTTTCGAATTCAATACATAAATGATTATGCATTGAGGATTTCAGGGGCAAAGGATAAAAAAGAAGTACTTGGCCGAAATCTTCTTGAGTTTGTACATCCAAAATTTCTTGAAATCGTACAGAAAAGATTAAAATGCCTTGTACAAGGTAAATCGCCTGGGCCCATGGAGCAAAAATTCATCACCATTGATGGAAGAGAGCGTGAAATCGAGGTCAATTCAGTCCCTATTAAATTTAATGGCGAAAATGCCTTCTTGTCGATCTTTAGGGACATTACTGAAGAGAAGGAGCTTCTAAAAAGATATCAGGAACTAGTCAATCATTCTAACGATGCCATATTTCTTGAGAATGAATGGAAATTTGAATTCGTAAATCCAAAATTTATTGAAATGTTTGGTTATGATGTTTCAGAGATAACGGCCAATGGTGTCGACGTCTTAACAATTGTTGCCTCACAAAGCCGAAACAATGTACGCTCCAAAATGGATCTAATTAAAAAGGGATCTGATTCTCAAAGAGGACTCTGCAATTTCATAGGAATCACAAAGAAGGGGGAAAAACTCTATTGTGAAGCGAGTCTAAGCATACTTGAATACAAAGGGAGAAAATGCATACTTGGCATAATCAGAGATAGAACAGAGCAACATATTGCAGAGGATCAGATAAGAAAACTCTCTATTGCCATTGAACAAAGTCCTCTATCGGTGGTCATCACAGACCGAAAAGGAACTATTGAATACGTAAATCCAGCTTTTACCCGGATAACAGGGTATACACCTGGGGAAGTGATTGGTAAAACTCCAAGGATATTAAAATCCGGCAGGACTCCTCAAGAGACCTACCGTGACCTATGGGCTACAATCAAATCAAAACAGGTTTGGACTGGGCAGTTCATCAACAGGAGAAAAGACGGAACGATCTTCCACGAAGATGTCATTATTAGCCCAATCCTCGATGCAGACGGAAACATAACCCATTTTCTGGCATTGAAAGAAGACGTAACTGAAAAGATTGAGCTTGAAAATCGGCTACGTCAGGCCCAAAAGATGGAGGCGATAGGGACTTTGGCTGGAGGTATTGCTCATGATTTCAACAATATACTTATGCCAATAATCGGATATGCTGAACTCTGTGAATGTCTAGTTCCTGATGGCAGCAAACTAAAAACTTATATTAAAGAAATACAAGCTGCCTCAAAAAGGGCCAAGGATCTAGTACAACAGATTTTGACCTTTAGCAGACAGTCGACTAAGGAACATAGACCACTAAATATAGTTCCTGTTGCCAAGGAGACCCTAAAACTCCTCAGGGCCGCAATTCCCACGAGCATTGAAATCTCCCAAGAAATTGAATGTCAAGATGCCACCATCCTGGCAGATCCAGTAGAAATTCACCAAATACTAATGAATCTCTGCGTAAACTCCCAACATGCCATGCCTGATGGTGGAGTGCTTACAGTGAGGATAAAAAAGGTGAGCTTTGAAGAGATGAATAAAGAGATCGATCCACCACTACCTGCGGGAACGTATGTAGAAATCCTTGTAAAGGACACAGGTATAGGGATAGATAAAAAAAATCTAACCAAGATCTTTGAACCTTACTTCACCACTAAAGCACATGGAAGGGGGACAGGACTTGGGCTTTCTGTGGTACACGGTATTGTCACTTCATCCCATGGAGCAATCAAGGTAAAAAGTGAGGTGGGAAAAGGGACTGAATTTTTCCTATATTTTCCTTATATTTGTGTAGACCACAGTGAAACTGAAACACTTGATCCAGACAGAGTCCTGCTAACAGGAAAACATGAAAGAATACTTTTTGTAGACGACGACCACACAATAGTGGAATTTGCAAAAGATTTGCTCAGTCAGTTGACTTATAATGTAGTAGGCCTTACTGACCCTGAGAAGGCCTTAAAAGCATTTAAAGAGGAACCCAATGAATTCGATCTCGTAATCACGGACATGACTATGCCCAAAATGAGAGGTGATAAATTGGCAAAGGCCATTTCGGAGATGAGCCCCAATACTCCCATTATAGTGTGTACTGGTTTCAGTGAATCTATAGATGAAAAGAAGGCAAAGGAATTGGGTATTGCGAAATTACTTCAAAAACCTTTTAGCCCGTCAAGTCTTGCCAAGGCTGTGCGTGACCTTTTAGATTAA
- a CDS encoding response regulator — translation MEKGKILVIEDEDGIREVVSEALHLYGHDVAVCPSGSAALKRLREERFDLVITDLVLPECDGFEILKYINEQGINTPVIVLSGYLAGDAKEKALSLGATQYLQKPVSVKELIDIVRSFV, via the coding sequence ATGGAAAAAGGGAAGATTCTCGTAATTGAAGATGAAGATGGGATAAGAGAAGTTGTAAGTGAGGCATTACACCTTTATGGCCATGATGTCGCTGTTTGTCCTTCGGGAAGTGCTGCTCTCAAGAGGCTTCGGGAAGAAAGATTTGACCTTGTCATCACAGATCTTGTTTTGCCAGAGTGCGATGGTTTTGAGATCTTAAAGTACATTAATGAGCAGGGCATAAATACACCAGTTATTGTATTGTCAGGATATCTTGCAGGAGATGCAAAGGAAAAGGCCTTATCCCTTGGGGCAACTCAATATCTTCAAAAACCAGTATCTGTGAAAGAGCTCATTGACATAGTGCGGAGTTTCGTATAG